The following proteins are co-located in the Urocitellus parryii isolate mUroPar1 chromosome 15, mUroPar1.hap1, whole genome shotgun sequence genome:
- the LOC113177359 gene encoding vomeronasal type-1 receptor 4-like, with product MAASDVAVGIIFLAQTVVGALGNSSLLLHYLVLYFTGCRVRHTDWILQHLIVANLLTLLCRGVPQTVTAFGVKIVLNDVGCKLLFYLHRVGRGVSIGSTCLLSVFQAIKISPADSSCSELKVNISKYIGFSRNLNWILYLLVNVIFLMYITGQKSNKNITSLKDFGYCSAVRHDRTLNSLQAAFLTFPDALCVGLMLWASSSMVLILHRHKQRMQCVHKASSLRSSPESRATKTILLLVSTFVSLYTLSCMFQVSLGVIYNPSWLLLNTAAILTGCFPAVSPFLFMSRDSTASRIHSAREQNRKNANHVRKIYII from the coding sequence ATGGCAGCCAGTGATGTGGCTGTAGGCATCATCTTCCTGGCACAGACTGTGGTTGGAGCTTTGGGCaattcctcccttctcctccattACCTGGTCCTTTACTTCACTGGGTGCAGGGTAAGACACACAGACTGGATTCTTCAGCACTTGATTGTGGCCAACTTGTTAACTCTCCTGTGTAGAGGAGTTCCCCAGACAGTGACAGCTTTTGGAGTGAAAATTGTCCTCAATGATGTTGGATGCAAGCTGCTTTTCTATCTTcacagggtgggcaggggtgtgtCCATTGGCAGCACCTGCCTCCTGAGTGTCTTCCAGGCCATTAAGATTAGTCCTGCAGACTCCAGCTGTTCAGAGCTTAAAGTGAATATTTCCAAGTACATTGGCTTCTCCAGAAACCTGAACTGGATCCTGTATCTCCttgtaaatgtcatttttcttatgTACATAACTGGACAAAAGAGCAACAAAAACATCACAAGCCTGAAAGATTTTGGATACTGTTCTGCTGTTCGACATGATAGAACCTTAAATTCACTGCAGGCAGCATTTCTCACATTCCCTGATGCCCTGTGTGTGGGGCTCATGCTCTGGGCCAGCAGCTCCATGGTGCTCATCCTGCACAGGCACAAGCAGAGAATGCAGTGTGTTCATAAAGCCAGCTCCCTCAGGTCCTCCCCTGAGTCCAGAGCCACCAAAACTATCCTCCTCCTGGTGAGCACCTTTGTCTCTTTGTACACACTTTCCTGCATGTTCCAAGTTAGTTTAGGTGTTATTTATAATCCCAGCTGGCTTCTGTTGAACACGGCTGCAATATTGACTGGGTGTTTCCCAGCTGTCAGTCCCTTTCTGTTCATGAGCAGAGACTCTACTGCATCCAGGATCCACTCTGCCAGGGAGCAGAATAGGAAGAATGCCAATCATGTGAGAAAAATATACATCATTTAG